The Amyelois transitella isolate CPQ chromosome Z, ilAmyTran1.1, whole genome shotgun sequence genome contains a region encoding:
- the LOC106134063 gene encoding dnaJ homolog subfamily C member 11 — MDEEGESILLEENYYQLLNVSKTATPEEINSAYRRFSRMFHPDKHSTDPNKQKWAEQIFNKVKEAYEVLSDSHKRAIYDTLGKRGLEVDGWEVIFRTRTPREIREEYERLKREREERRLQQSANPRGTITLSINATEMFMKYYDEYEIVEDAQILPSIEVSGMTIQQSIDAPVTLRNTMTLSGNISTQNGIGTGSVNMCNRHLSSEKGWTEVEFGIGNGPLVGFKIFRTLSRLMFLNCGTALHFTPRGISPSLISTMALQLDAHSVGYLTYRAGGQGGSSMTSIYVRDSEKYHSNTAIQIGNPHSFISFNIMRKLPQHDLKLRLALKLGTFGAIAEYGAEKKVSQNSSVSAAVMVGVPSGVMLKLKWTCSSQTIVVPIHLSEEVMPSPVFYATVVPMVSWLVLKKLILDPIARERQERERQRSMEANYERLQEMQREARATVELMRETYSRIRSDEEKKKGLVILKALYGKLPQGESSHEITEQTGDGASPQSPSQYSEVIDVTIPLQCLVRDSRLELLEASKSELPGFYDPCVGDDKHLTVQYMFHNNLHFCTVADVQAVVLPRNNHRIKNRS, encoded by the exons atggaTGAAGAAGGAGAAAGTATACTGcttgaagaaaattattacCAATTACTAAATGTATCAAAAACG GCTACACCGGAAGAGATAAATAGTGCTTATAGACGATTCTCGCGCATGTTCCACCCAGACAAACACAGCACAGACCCCAACAAGCAGAAATGGGCAGAGCAGATCTTCAACAAAGTCAAAGAGGCGTATGAAGTCCTTTCTGACTCGCACAAGAGAGCAATATATGACACCCTAG gaaAAAGAGGGTTGGAAGTTGATGGCTGGGAAGTCATATTCCGTACACGCACACCCAGAGAAATAAGAGAAGAATATGAAAG gtTAAAGAGAGAGCGAGAGGAGAGAAGATTGCAGCAGAGTGCCAATCCCCGAGGCACCATCACCCTATCAATTAATGCCACTGAAATGTTTATGAAATACTATGATGAGTATGAAATTGT GGAAGATGCACAAATATTACCTTCAATAGAAGTGTCTGGGATGACTATCCAGCAATCTATTGATGCTCCAGTCACCTTAAGGAATACAATGACTTTGTCAGGAAACATATCTACTCAGAATGGAATTG GGACAGGTTCAGTGAACATGTGTAACCGTCACCTTAGTTCTGAAAAGGGCTGGACAGAAGTGGAATTCGGTATCGGCAACGGACCGCTCGTTGGTTTCAAGATATTCAGAACATTGTCGCGGTTGATGTTCTTGAATTGCGGCACAGCACTGCACTTCACACCTAGAGGCATTTCACCTAGTCTTATTTCAA cTATGGCCCTCCAACTGGACGCGCATTCAGTAGGCTACTTAACATACCGAGCTGGCGGTCAGGGAGGGTCATCCATGACCAGCATATACGTGAGGGACTCTGAGAAATACCATTCTAACACGGCCATACAGATCGGAAACCCACACTCTTTCATATCCTTCAATATTATGAGGAAGTTACCGCAGCATGATTTGAAACTAAGATTGGCTTTGAA ATTGGGAACTTTCGGAGCCATAGCTGAATACGGCGCTGAGAAAAAAGTGTCACAGAATAGCAGCGTATCAGCTGCCGTCATGGTGGGGGTGCCTAGCGGTGTTATGCTCAAATTGAA ATGGACTTGTTCCTCCCAAACCATAGTGGTCCCGATCCACCTCAGCGAGGAGGTGATGCCCTCCCCCGTGTTCTACGCGACTGTGGTGCCCATGGTCTCGTGGCTGGTGCTGAAGAAGCTCATCTTGGACCCGATAGCCAGGGAAAGGCAGGAGCGGGAAAGACAGAGGTCGATGGAAGCTAATTACGAAAG ATTACAAGAAATGCAGCGAGAAGCGCGGGCGACGGTCGAGCTCATGAGGGAAACTTATTCTAGAATCAGGAGTgacgaagaaaaaaagaagGGCTTGGTTATACTAAAGGCGCTCTACGGGAAACTGCCACAAG GCGAATCATCACACGAGATCACCGAACAAACGGGCGACGGCGCGTCTCCGCAGTCACCGTCGCAGTACAGCGAGGTCATTGACGTCACGATACCACTGCAGTGCCTAGTGAGGGATTCCCGGCTAGAGCTGCTGGAAGCCAGCAAG TCTGAACTGCCCGGCTTCTACGACCCGTGCGTGGGCGACGACAAGCACCTCACCGTACAGTACATGTTCCACAACAACCTGCACTTCTGCACTGTCGCGGACGTTCAAGCTGTCGTACTGCCTCGCAATA ATCATCGGATAAAGAATAGATCCTGA